In the genome of Gemmatimonadaceae bacterium, one region contains:
- a CDS encoding response regulator, whose protein sequence is MSYVLCVDDHEDMRLMVREILASAGHDVHLAPDGASALAAIQAREPELMVLDLVMPGMSGIEVCRAVKLNPFTARIPVLMLTARGDVEHKVEAFEAGADDYLAKPFDPRELRARIVALLRLVRREGDRNPTSGLPGGQAIEDEIARRAKLRERFAICYIDLDNFKPFADTFGFTIADVVIRDMGHAIRNAVDVVGSHEDFVGHIGGDDFIVVTTEQHAEAVARECAVRFVEVAGRAVGEEALRRGHFMGIDREGRAREFPIARLSTAILFVDPDRWISVSHIGSLAAEMKRRAKQRGPGTILVQAV, encoded by the coding sequence GTGAGTTACGTCCTGTGCGTCGACGATCACGAGGACATGCGCCTCATGGTGCGCGAGATCCTCGCTTCGGCGGGGCACGACGTGCATCTCGCGCCTGACGGCGCGTCGGCGCTGGCCGCGATTCAAGCGCGCGAGCCGGAGTTGATGGTGCTCGATCTCGTGATGCCGGGGATGTCGGGGATCGAGGTGTGCCGCGCAGTGAAGTTGAATCCGTTCACGGCGCGGATTCCCGTGCTGATGCTCACGGCGCGCGGCGATGTCGAACACAAAGTGGAAGCATTCGAGGCGGGCGCCGATGACTACCTGGCGAAGCCGTTCGATCCGCGCGAGCTGCGAGCGCGGATCGTGGCGTTGTTGCGGTTGGTGCGGCGCGAGGGCGATCGCAATCCGACGAGCGGACTCCCGGGTGGTCAAGCGATCGAGGATGAGATAGCGCGGCGGGCGAAGCTGCGCGAACGATTCGCGATCTGCTACATCGATCTCGACAACTTCAAGCCGTTTGCGGACACGTTCGGCTTCACGATCGCGGACGTGGTGATTCGGGACATGGGTCATGCGATTCGCAACGCGGTGGACGTGGTGGGGAGCCACGAGGATTTCGTGGGGCACATCGGTGGCGACGATTTCATCGTCGTGACGACGGAACAGCACGCCGAGGCGGTCGCGCGCGAGTGTGCGGTTCGGTTCGTCGAGGTGGCGGGTCGTGCGGTGGGCGAGGAGGCGCTCCGGCGCGGGCACTTCATGGGCATCGATCGCGAAGGACGCGCGAGAGAATTTCCAATCGCGCGGTTGTCGACGGCGATTCTCTTTGTGGATCCGGACCGGTGGATCTCGGTGAGCCACATCGGATCGCTGGCTGCCGAGATGAAGCGGCGGGCGAAGCAGCGCGGGCCGGGCACGATTCTCGTGCAGGCGGTGTAG
- a CDS encoding ABC transporter substrate-binding protein, which translates to MCACRGAGSTPQRKTFIDSRDRYDPRSLDPALSTDVPTGRAVSYLFDGLTQFTVDAHLAPALAARWDLSPDGRTYTFHLRPHTTFHDGRTLLARDVVHSFERVLDPRTKGGRGWPLYPISGARAFAAGSTSTISGLSAPDDSTIRITLDTALAIFPKLLAMPVASIVPDSDTANFAEHPVGTGPWRFVQWKHDDYVLLAKNPSYWGGAPRIDSLEIRIVPEPSTAVAEFQAGNVDLLYVPEAETERWEHTDEKSAFLVSAPALRLWYVAINCTRGPLKDPRVRQALNYAVDVRTMLQRLVGGRGTLAAGVIPPSLDGADTARRPYGYDPAKARALLAAAGYAKGFAVQLWVGQDETFQRIAQSIQAYLAAVGVRVALVQRDNSAAREASRHGDADLFIKDWYADYPDAEDFLDPLLVGANKGVGGNVSFYENPTVDQLVSRARTTADNAKRAALYQRADSVAFGDAPMIYLFFYNELYAVQPWIRGFKAPAIFNGQRFLDVSIVGPGEIASPTRDSVARDTTAPHR; encoded by the coding sequence GTGTGCGCCTGCCGTGGCGCCGGCTCCACTCCGCAACGCAAAACGTTCATCGACTCGCGCGATCGCTACGATCCGCGCTCCCTCGATCCCGCCCTCTCTACCGACGTGCCAACCGGGCGCGCCGTCTCGTACCTGTTCGACGGCCTCACCCAGTTCACCGTCGACGCACACCTCGCTCCCGCCCTCGCCGCACGCTGGGACCTCTCACCCGACGGCCGCACCTACACCTTCCACCTGCGGCCGCACACCACGTTTCACGACGGACGCACTCTCCTGGCACGAGACGTCGTGCACAGCTTCGAGCGCGTCCTCGATCCGCGCACGAAAGGCGGTCGAGGCTGGCCGCTCTACCCGATCTCCGGCGCACGCGCGTTCGCCGCGGGCAGCACGTCCACCATCAGCGGCCTCTCCGCTCCCGACGACAGCACCATCCGCATCACACTCGACACGGCCCTCGCGATCTTCCCAAAGTTACTCGCGATGCCCGTCGCGTCCATCGTACCGGACAGCGACACGGCGAATTTCGCGGAGCATCCCGTCGGCACAGGACCGTGGCGCTTCGTCCAGTGGAAGCACGACGACTACGTCCTGCTCGCGAAGAATCCGTCGTACTGGGGCGGCGCCCCTCGCATCGACTCGCTCGAGATCCGCATCGTGCCGGAACCCAGCACGGCGGTGGCGGAGTTCCAGGCCGGCAACGTCGACCTCCTCTACGTCCCCGAGGCGGAGACCGAACGCTGGGAGCATACGGACGAGAAGAGCGCGTTTCTCGTGTCGGCGCCCGCGCTGCGCCTCTGGTACGTCGCCATCAATTGCACCCGCGGTCCGCTCAAGGATCCTCGCGTTAGGCAAGCGCTCAACTATGCCGTCGATGTGCGCACCATGCTGCAGCGCCTCGTCGGCGGACGCGGCACCCTCGCCGCCGGCGTCATCCCGCCGTCGCTCGACGGCGCCGACACCGCGAGACGACCCTATGGATACGACCCCGCAAAAGCCCGCGCCCTGCTCGCCGCCGCGGGCTACGCGAAGGGATTCGCCGTCCAACTGTGGGTTGGGCAGGACGAGACGTTTCAGCGAATCGCGCAATCCATCCAGGCGTATCTGGCCGCCGTCGGCGTCCGGGTCGCGCTCGTCCAACGCGACAATTCCGCGGCCCGCGAAGCGTCGCGCCACGGCGACGCCGACCTCTTCATCAAAGATTGGTACGCCGACTACCCGGACGCCGAGGACTTTCTCGACCCGCTGCTCGTCGGCGCGAACAAGGGCGTCGGCGGCAACGTGTCGTTCTACGAGAATCCAACCGTCGACCAACTCGTCTCGCGCGCCCGCACCACGGCCGACAATGCCAAGCGCGCCGCGCTCTATCAGCGCGCGGACTCCGTTGCCTTCGGCGACGCGCCGATGATCTATCTCTTCTTTTACAACGAGCTGTACGCGGTGCAACCGTGGATCCGCGGATTCAAGGCGCCCGCCATCTTCAACGGCCAACGGTTTCTCGATGTCTCGATCGTCGGCCCCGGCGAAATCGCGAGCCCAACCCGCGACAGCGTCGCGCGCGACACCACCGCGCCGCATCGCTGA
- a CDS encoding ABC transporter permease: MGTFLLRRLLLAIPTLAGVLVVVFALLYIAPGDPVMEMVGERADSATIAQLRRQLHLDEPRPKQFAAYATGVLRGDLGTSFITGRPIARDIAERFPKTLELACAAMLLAVVLGISVGVLTAAYPGGWLDRLTLAFTYLGISFPVYWVGLILILVFAMILRWLPPSGTGGLAFLVLPAFALGTRSIAFQARMTRSSMLEVLGSDYIRTARAKGLPRLAVLGRHALRNALIPVVTVIGLDFGSYLTGSILTETVFSWPGLGRYVVNAIGKRDLPAIQGSILFLSVVFVIVNIIADGAYAAVDPRVEFGR; this comes from the coding sequence GTGGGCACCTTCCTGCTGCGCCGCCTGCTGCTCGCGATTCCGACGCTGGCCGGCGTCCTCGTGGTCGTGTTCGCGCTGCTCTACATTGCGCCCGGCGATCCGGTGATGGAAATGGTCGGCGAGCGCGCTGATTCCGCCACCATTGCCCAACTGCGCCGCCAGCTCCACCTCGACGAGCCGCGCCCCAAACAATTCGCCGCCTACGCGACCGGCGTGCTTCGCGGCGACCTCGGCACGTCGTTCATCACGGGACGTCCGATCGCCCGCGACATCGCCGAACGCTTCCCCAAGACCTTGGAGCTGGCGTGCGCGGCAATGCTTCTCGCCGTCGTGTTAGGCATCTCCGTGGGCGTCCTCACCGCCGCCTACCCCGGCGGCTGGCTCGATCGCCTCACGCTCGCCTTCACCTATCTTGGGATTTCTTTCCCCGTCTACTGGGTGGGGCTGATCCTCATCCTCGTGTTCGCGATGATCCTCCGCTGGCTCCCGCCGTCCGGCACCGGCGGGCTCGCGTTCCTCGTCCTCCCGGCCTTTGCGTTAGGCACGCGCTCGATCGCCTTCCAGGCCCGCATGACGCGCTCGTCGATGCTCGAAGTCCTCGGCAGCGACTACATCCGCACCGCCCGCGCAAAAGGCCTTCCGCGCCTCGCCGTGCTCGGCCGACACGCGCTGCGCAATGCGCTCATCCCCGTCGTCACGGTGATCGGCCTCGACTTCGGTTCCTACCTCACCGGCAGCATCCTCACCGAAACCGTCTTCAGCTGGCCCGGACTCGGCCGCTACGTGGTCAACGCGATCGGCAAACGCGATCTGCCCGCCATTCAAGGAAGCATCCTGTTCCTCAGCGTCGTGTTCGTCATTGTGAACATCATCGCCGACGGCGCGTACGCCGCCGTGGATCCCCGCGTGGAATTCGGCCGGTGA
- a CDS encoding type II toxin-antitoxin system HipA family toxin: protein MRGDAPQISSLRMLLYGAPIGVLAQLPGEQIVTAFDLDYENDVGRATLSLSLKTASGALRTPARTRVRLPPFFSNLLPEGHLRQYLAARGGVKPIREFPLIGLLGRDLPGAIDLRATSDRWTVDSSDGPSQSPNGAAQTPLRFSLAGVQLKFSALAKTGGGLTIPVSGAGGDWIVKLPSTRFQSVPEHEHAMLGLARAVGISVPENKLLPLSAIDGLPRDLGPLDGHALGVKRFDRAPDGARVHIEDFAQVFNVYPERKYGTASSEDIARVIWAESGLDDSLEFVRRLVFTVLTGNADMHLKNWSVRYAERTAARLAPAYDLVGTIAFLPNADLALALSGQSQMHSVTMDSFRRLAAKVGLPTAAVEQTVEQTVRSFQEAWRDDPAVRGLPSRHRSTIAQHAQGLPLWRLVSKGTSVTGRIPRGDPRRRTRRRR from the coding sequence GTGAGGGGCGATGCCCCGCAGATCTCGTCCTTGCGCATGTTGCTCTACGGCGCGCCCATTGGCGTGCTCGCACAGCTGCCAGGTGAGCAGATCGTAACGGCGTTCGATCTCGACTACGAGAACGATGTGGGCCGGGCGACACTGAGTCTGAGTCTCAAGACGGCGTCGGGCGCTTTGCGCACACCGGCCCGCACTCGTGTTCGGCTACCCCCATTCTTTTCGAATCTCCTGCCAGAAGGGCACCTTCGGCAGTATCTGGCGGCTCGTGGCGGGGTGAAACCCATTCGCGAGTTTCCCCTCATCGGTCTGCTCGGCCGGGATCTGCCGGGAGCGATCGACCTTCGCGCGACATCCGACAGGTGGACTGTCGACTCATCAGACGGGCCGTCGCAGTCGCCTAACGGCGCGGCCCAGACTCCTCTTCGGTTTTCACTGGCGGGTGTGCAACTCAAATTCTCGGCACTTGCCAAGACAGGCGGAGGTCTGACGATTCCCGTCTCGGGCGCGGGCGGCGACTGGATCGTCAAGCTTCCATCGACGCGCTTTCAATCGGTACCCGAGCACGAGCACGCGATGCTTGGACTTGCGAGAGCGGTGGGTATCAGTGTTCCGGAGAACAAGCTGCTACCGCTCAGCGCGATCGATGGTCTTCCACGCGATCTTGGGCCGCTGGATGGTCACGCGCTGGGGGTCAAGCGTTTTGATCGCGCTCCGGACGGCGCTCGCGTGCACATCGAGGATTTCGCGCAGGTGTTCAATGTCTATCCCGAGCGAAAGTACGGAACGGCGAGCAGCGAGGACATCGCGCGGGTCATATGGGCCGAGTCAGGCCTCGACGACAGTCTGGAGTTCGTGCGCCGGCTCGTGTTCACCGTCTTGACCGGAAACGCCGACATGCATCTCAAGAACTGGTCGGTGCGCTACGCGGAGCGCACCGCCGCACGCTTGGCGCCGGCGTACGATCTCGTTGGCACGATAGCATTCCTGCCTAACGCAGATCTCGCGTTGGCACTGAGCGGGCAGTCGCAGATGCATTCCGTGACGATGGATTCGTTTAGGAGGCTCGCCGCCAAGGTCGGGCTCCCGACGGCCGCGGTCGAGCAAACCGTTGAACAAACGGTTCGGAGCTTTCAAGAGGCGTGGCGCGACGACCCCGCCGTAAGGGGCCTGCCGTCCCGCCATCGATCGACGATCGCGCAACACGCGCAGGGCTTACCGTTGTGGCGCTTGGTGTCGAAGGGTACGTCCGTCACCGGCCGAATTCCACGCGGGGATCCACGGCGGCGTACGCGCCGTCGGCGATGA
- a CDS encoding helix-turn-helix transcriptional regulator, protein MTAGLAAKRKASRLSQQRVARMAGATQAALSRIERGIADPSLSTVLEIAHALGLELRLVPRQMVPAIDILLRPPKSGSAEPQDEVPLYAPEREDEVS, encoded by the coding sequence TTGACGGCCGGCCTCGCCGCGAAGCGCAAAGCAAGTCGACTCTCTCAGCAACGCGTGGCGAGGATGGCGGGTGCAACGCAGGCCGCACTCTCCCGCATCGAGCGCGGGATCGCTGATCCGAGCCTCAGCACCGTGCTCGAAATCGCTCACGCGTTAGGCCTGGAGCTGCGTCTTGTGCCCAGGCAAATGGTTCCCGCGATCGACATTTTACTGCGGCCGCCGAAAAGTGGCAGCGCGGAGCCGCAGGACGAGGTGCCGCTGTATGCGCCAGAGCGGGAGGACGAGGTGTCGTGA